From the Selenomonas timonae genome, one window contains:
- a CDS encoding dTDP-4-dehydrorhamnose 3,5-epimerase family protein, with amino-acid sequence MFEIEETPMGGCLKILPIVREDRRGVFVKTFHVDAFRELGLPTVFAEAYFSVSHRNVLRGLHFQIPPMDHEKIVYCAEGEVLDAVVDLRRASPTYGQHILISLRAAEGTMLYIPRGMAHGFCTRSEHAVMMYQVTSVYAPACDAGIRWDSAGIPWDIENPVISERDMGFPALSDFVSPFD; translated from the coding sequence GTGTTTGAGATAGAGGAGACACCGATGGGGGGGTGTCTGAAAATCCTCCCGATTGTACGGGAGGACAGGCGCGGTGTGTTTGTCAAGACCTTCCACGTCGATGCGTTTCGAGAACTGGGGTTGCCGACCGTCTTTGCCGAGGCGTATTTTTCCGTTTCGCACCGAAATGTGCTGCGCGGGCTTCACTTTCAGATTCCTCCGATGGATCATGAAAAGATTGTTTACTGCGCGGAGGGGGAGGTGCTGGATGCGGTTGTGGATCTCAGACGTGCGTCGCCGACATACGGCCAGCACATACTTATTTCACTGCGCGCAGCAGAGGGGACGATGCTCTATATCCCGCGCGGTATGGCACACGGTTTCTGCACGCGCAGCGAACACGCCGTCATGATGTATCAGGTGACGAGCGTCTATGCGCCCGCTTGTGACGCGGGAATTCGCTGGGATTCGGCGGGGATTCCGTGGGATATAGAGAACCCCGTCATCTCGGAGCGTGATATGGGGTTTCCCGCGCTCTCCGATTTCGTCAGCCCGTTCGACTAA
- a CDS encoding HD domain-containing protein — protein MRITRDRAMAYLDEARRLNDGGWIVHSLAVGTAAERIAALVEGLDAERAFVFGVLHDIGRRFGEMGMNHVILGYHFLLEQGDTEAAEICLTHSFPVQEITAVHGGWDLTSEDYAFLDSFLQERTYTKYDRLIQLCDAMATGEGIVAIERRMMDIMLRYGIDETSLPRWHQLFAMKAEFEQYMGRSVESALGLCTLVAI, from the coding sequence GTGAGGATCACGAGAGATCGTGCCATGGCGTATCTGGATGAGGCGCGGCGGCTGAATGACGGAGGCTGGATTGTCCACTCGCTTGCCGTCGGAACGGCGGCGGAGCGCATTGCGGCTCTCGTTGAAGGGCTGGATGCGGAGCGCGCCTTTGTGTTCGGGGTGCTTCACGACATCGGGCGCAGATTCGGCGAGATGGGCATGAATCACGTGATCCTCGGCTATCACTTCCTTTTGGAGCAGGGAGATACGGAGGCGGCGGAGATCTGTTTGACGCATTCCTTTCCTGTGCAGGAGATCACGGCGGTCCACGGCGGCTGGGATCTGACGTCGGAGGACTATGCCTTTCTGGATTCTTTTTTGCAGGAGCGCACATACACCAAGTATGACCGACTGATTCAACTCTGTGATGCGATGGCGACGGGTGAGGGGATCGTGGCAATCGAGCGGCGCATGATGGACATTATGCTGCGCTATGGCATTGACGAGACGAGTTTGCCGCGCTGGCACCAGCTCTTTGCGATGAAGGCGGAGTTCGAGCAGTACATGGGGCGCTCCGTGGAGTCCGCCCTCGGTCTGTGTACGCTTGTTGCGATATGA
- a CDS encoding FkbM family methyltransferase, with translation MRLLYADHADTFGGLRDTDYVLWGTGRVARAFYEKYCVDRKLLHAPLCFCDNAAKMQGMQIDGIPIYASECVFESAHTHYLAGKPFAIIIGATGINLLQIVSQLEQQAVKAQICSAVQMDAAAYYAEHRAEIEEICAMFADEKSRRLYARLIENMMCGRPLDFSLAKTNQYFANDVIPTLVDDEIFVDAGVCGGEEIDKALAMNPKVRVCAFEPDASSYRLLCEKYAALPQVALYPYALWNEEQQLVFSGNQATPSASRLETHGAAQGERIQAMPLDSVLTEVPTLIKMDIEGAEYNALLGAEETIRTHHPKLAICVYHSLEDYIRIPLLIRSFYSGYRFFFRHHSVTSGESVLYAL, from the coding sequence GTGAGGCTCTTGTATGCTGACCATGCGGATACCTTTGGAGGTCTGCGCGATACAGACTATGTACTCTGGGGAACGGGGCGCGTAGCGCGGGCGTTCTACGAAAAATACTGTGTCGATCGAAAGCTGCTGCACGCGCCGCTCTGCTTCTGCGACAATGCTGCAAAGATGCAGGGGATGCAGATAGACGGTATACCCATCTATGCGTCTGAGTGCGTATTTGAATCCGCCCATACACATTATCTGGCGGGAAAACCGTTTGCAATCATCATTGGGGCGACGGGGATCAATCTGCTGCAGATTGTCTCGCAGCTAGAACAGCAGGCGGTCAAGGCGCAGATATGTTCCGCAGTTCAGATGGATGCGGCTGCCTACTATGCCGAACACAGGGCGGAGATTGAAGAGATCTGCGCGATGTTCGCCGATGAGAAATCGCGCCGCTTATACGCGCGTCTGATTGAAAACATGATGTGTGGACGCCCGCTGGATTTCTCCCTCGCCAAGACAAATCAATATTTTGCAAATGACGTCATTCCAACGCTGGTCGACGATGAGATATTCGTGGATGCCGGCGTATGCGGCGGTGAGGAGATCGACAAAGCGCTTGCGATGAATCCGAAAGTTCGCGTCTGTGCCTTCGAGCCGGATGCGTCAAGCTATCGCCTGCTTTGCGAAAAGTACGCGGCACTGCCGCAGGTTGCGCTCTATCCTTATGCACTCTGGAATGAGGAGCAGCAGCTTGTGTTCAGCGGCAATCAGGCGACGCCCTCGGCGTCACGTTTGGAGACGCACGGGGCGGCACAGGGGGAGCGGATTCAGGCGATGCCGCTGGACAGCGTGCTGACAGAGGTACCGACGCTCATCAAGATGGACATCGAGGGCGCGGAGTACAATGCGCTCCTTGGGGCAGAGGAGACGATACGGACGCATCATCCGAAACTTGCGATCTGCGTCTATCACAGTCTCGAAGACTATATCCGAATCCCTCTGCTCATCCGCTCGTTTTACAGCGGCTACCGCTTTTTCTTCCGCCATCACAGCGTGACGAGCGGGGAGTCCGTACTCTACGCGCTATAG
- a CDS encoding B12-binding domain-containing radical SAM protein, giving the protein MPRFVDKVGEWYQFPLGIPYVSSCMKAAGLRVYTLNMNHEEGSVADTVQAYIKKYDIGMLLTGGLSFQYNAIKEILQAAKEYDPNIVTVAGGGIITSAPEAGMEVLAFADYGIIGEGEETTPELCKVVAKGGDPLSVNGLIIAPRVLGEELRETPNPYKRGYRRTLPRKEVRDLDSIPFPDYDGFDFGRIAGNMANLLGINEDHAITMTSSRSCPFQCTFCFHTSGSHYRKRSLDNFFGELDILVEKYGIKYIFVSDELFAYNFKRVLEFCARIKPYNIRWWAQFRVSDVTEEMLRALKDANCVTMGFGLESADDRILESMNKKIKFEQTERALKLTYDYGITIQGGFIFGDVEETLETATKTLNWWKDHPEYGITLNFITAYPGTPLYKQALQRGLIKDEVQFIRDGCPVVNLSKMSKSEMDWVAEQIMTLPQRAFLVPDRIREVTLDYEEKRIGFTGDCTSCGIENTWKNVRFFTRNVLTCKDCGKKHKLPILHEVTDCISHSVAHLLTEKGRVAFWGINDYFANMLPDLPAVQNEHAYLIDNSRIKQGGIVEGKVIHAPAILNELGIDTVVIPVVSYVTTIEKQIRAEYPHVKEVINILDLIQPIEEGEALVC; this is encoded by the coding sequence ATGCCGCGCTTCGTCGATAAGGTTGGCGAGTGGTATCAGTTCCCACTCGGGATTCCCTATGTTTCTTCCTGTATGAAGGCGGCGGGGCTGCGTGTGTATACACTCAACATGAACCACGAGGAGGGTTCTGTTGCCGATACGGTGCAGGCATATATAAAAAAATATGATATTGGGATGCTCCTCACAGGGGGACTGTCCTTTCAGTACAATGCCATCAAGGAGATCCTGCAGGCGGCCAAGGAATATGATCCGAATATCGTCACCGTTGCGGGTGGCGGCATCATCACGAGTGCACCCGAGGCAGGCATGGAGGTCTTGGCGTTTGCTGACTATGGCATTATCGGTGAGGGGGAGGAGACCACACCAGAGCTTTGCAAGGTTGTTGCCAAGGGCGGCGATCCACTCTCTGTCAACGGGCTCATCATTGCACCTCGTGTCCTCGGAGAGGAGCTGCGCGAAACCCCGAATCCATACAAGCGCGGTTATCGACGCACCTTGCCGCGCAAGGAAGTGCGCGATCTGGATTCGATTCCGTTCCCCGACTATGATGGTTTTGACTTTGGCAGGATCGCCGGTAATATGGCGAATTTGCTTGGAATCAATGAGGATCATGCGATTACAATGACTTCGAGCCGTTCCTGCCCATTCCAGTGCACGTTCTGCTTTCACACGAGTGGCAGTCACTATCGAAAACGTTCATTGGATAATTTCTTTGGAGAACTCGATATTCTTGTAGAGAAATACGGCATCAAGTACATCTTTGTATCGGATGAGCTTTTCGCATATAATTTCAAGCGCGTCCTCGAGTTCTGTGCCCGCATCAAGCCGTACAATATCCGCTGGTGGGCGCAGTTCCGTGTCTCGGATGTGACGGAGGAGATGCTCCGCGCATTGAAGGATGCGAACTGTGTTACGATGGGCTTTGGTCTCGAGAGTGCGGACGACCGCATCCTTGAGAGCATGAACAAGAAGATCAAGTTTGAGCAGACGGAGCGTGCACTGAAGCTGACCTATGACTATGGCATTACGATACAGGGCGGCTTCATCTTTGGCGATGTGGAGGAGACACTGGAGACGGCGACGAAGACGCTGAACTGGTGGAAGGATCATCCGGAGTACGGTATTACGCTAAATTTCATCACAGCATATCCCGGTACGCCGCTCTACAAGCAGGCGCTGCAGCGGGGACTCATCAAGGACGAGGTGCAGTTTATTCGCGACGGCTGCCCCGTTGTGAACCTGTCGAAGATGTCAAAATCTGAGATGGACTGGGTCGCCGAGCAGATCATGACGCTGCCGCAGCGTGCCTTCCTCGTTCCGGATAGGATTCGGGAGGTCACACTGGACTACGAGGAGAAGCGCATCGGATTTACAGGGGATTGTACCTCGTGCGGTATAGAGAACACATGGAAGAATGTGCGCTTCTTTACGCGCAATGTTCTGACCTGTAAGGATTGCGGAAAGAAGCACAAGCTGCCGATCCTGCATGAGGTCACGGACTGCATATCGCATTCGGTTGCGCATCTCCTCACGGAGAAGGGGCGCGTTGCGTTCTGGGGGATCAACGATTACTTTGCCAATATGCTGCCCGACCTCCCTGCCGTGCAGAATGAGCACGCCTATCTGATTGACAACTCTCGGATCAAGCAGGGCGGTATCGTTGAGGGGAAAGTCATTCACGCACCCGCGATCCTGAACGAGCTGGGGATTGATACAGTCGTCATCCCTGTTGTCTCCTATGTGACGACTATCGAGAAGCAGATTCGTGCGGAGTATCCGCATGTAAAGGAAGTCATCAATATATTGGATCTGATTCAGCCAATCGAGGAGGGTGAGGCTCTTGTATGCTGA
- a CDS encoding radical SAM/SPASM domain-containing protein, whose product MRAQRIDGQTPGGKRTPLADVLPLATPFSVQIFPVYGCNLACAYCIHSVPPSERGFVAGKVMLDYDLYEKCIDGLTEFPQPLKMLRFAGTGEPLLHPRIADMVAYAAEHGVADTIDIVTNGLALTEDLSRALIDARLGRIRISIQGIDDAAYAHTSRSGVFRELVERIQFFYEHRGATRIYVKIIDCALKEGEEERFLEIFGDISDFIAVEHLIPAVPQIDYDQLGGAAEVTQNGAAVGSAAVCPQPFYMMQLNPDGMIVPCCSMETPYILGDLAKESMRAIWQGKKTEAFRRAQLTFNKDKYEVCAKCRQYQYAMFEEDILDGNAAELLQRGVIR is encoded by the coding sequence ATGAGGGCGCAGCGCATCGACGGGCAGACGCCGGGCGGAAAGCGCACGCCGCTCGCCGATGTACTGCCGCTCGCGACGCCTTTCTCCGTACAGATCTTTCCCGTGTACGGATGCAACCTCGCCTGTGCCTACTGCATTCACTCCGTCCCTCCATCGGAGCGCGGCTTTGTTGCGGGCAAGGTTATGCTTGATTATGATCTCTATGAAAAGTGTATTGACGGCTTGACCGAGTTCCCGCAACCGCTGAAGATGCTGCGCTTTGCGGGGACAGGCGAACCGCTGCTGCATCCACGCATTGCGGATATGGTTGCCTATGCAGCGGAGCATGGCGTTGCCGATACGATCGACATCGTGACGAACGGGCTTGCCCTCACGGAGGATCTTTCGCGTGCGCTCATCGACGCGCGGCTCGGCAGAATACGCATCTCGATACAGGGGATAGACGATGCGGCGTATGCGCATACGAGCCGCAGCGGCGTCTTTCGGGAGCTGGTCGAACGCATTCAGTTCTTCTATGAGCATCGCGGTGCGACGCGGATCTATGTGAAGATCATCGACTGCGCGCTGAAAGAGGGCGAGGAGGAGCGCTTTTTGGAGATCTTCGGCGACATCTCGGATTTCATCGCCGTGGAGCATCTGATCCCCGCCGTGCCGCAGATCGACTACGATCAACTCGGCGGTGCGGCAGAGGTGACGCAGAACGGTGCGGCTGTTGGGAGCGCCGCCGTCTGCCCGCAGCCCTTCTACATGATGCAGCTGAACCCTGACGGCATGATTGTGCCGTGCTGCTCGATGGAGACACCGTATATCCTCGGTGATCTTGCGAAGGAGTCCATGCGCGCCATTTGGCAGGGTAAAAAGACCGAGGCATTCCGCCGGGCACAGCTCACATTCAACAAGGATAAATACGAAGTCTGCGCCAAGTGCAGACAGTACCAATACGCCATGTTTGAGGAGGATATCCTCGACGGCAATGCCGCAGAACTCTTGCAGCGCGGCGTGATAAGATAG